One genomic region from Glaciimonas sp. PAMC28666 encodes:
- a CDS encoding hydroxymethylglutaryl-CoA lyase, producing the protein MTFPNKVKIVEVGPRDGLQNEKETIPAEVKIALINQLTAAGFVNIEAASFVSPKWVPQMATSTEVMAGIVRQPGVIYSALVPNMKGLEAALAAGADEMVIFGSASEAFSQKNINCSIAESIERFREVALTAKQAGKRLRGSISCVFGCPYQGEVGIDAVVDVLHRMRDLGCDEIDIADTIGVATPNKVTAVMQRLVKEFPVDRLSGHFHDTYGQALANIYASLDVGISIYHASVAGLGGCPYAKGATGNVATEDVLYLMQGLGIETGIDLDAVVEAGQFISRHLGRKAASRAGNALAAKRASA; encoded by the coding sequence ATGACATTCCCAAACAAAGTTAAAATCGTCGAGGTTGGACCACGCGACGGTTTGCAAAATGAAAAAGAAACCATTCCGGCAGAGGTAAAGATTGCCCTGATCAATCAACTGACAGCGGCGGGCTTTGTTAATATCGAAGCGGCTTCTTTTGTATCACCTAAATGGGTGCCCCAAATGGCGACCTCAACCGAGGTGATGGCCGGGATTGTGCGTCAACCCGGTGTCATTTATTCGGCACTGGTTCCGAACATGAAGGGCCTCGAAGCTGCCTTGGCAGCGGGTGCTGATGAAATGGTGATTTTCGGGTCGGCATCGGAAGCCTTCTCGCAAAAAAATATCAATTGTTCGATTGCCGAATCGATCGAACGGTTCCGCGAGGTTGCTCTGACTGCCAAGCAAGCCGGGAAACGTCTGCGCGGCAGTATTAGCTGCGTATTCGGCTGTCCCTACCAGGGGGAAGTTGGTATCGATGCGGTGGTCGACGTACTGCACCGGATGCGCGATCTTGGCTGTGACGAAATTGATATTGCGGATACGATTGGCGTGGCAACTCCCAATAAAGTGACGGCGGTCATGCAACGATTGGTGAAGGAATTTCCGGTTGATCGGCTGTCCGGACATTTTCATGACACTTACGGTCAGGCGCTGGCGAATATCTATGCCAGTCTGGATGTCGGCATTTCAATTTACCACGCGTCCGTGGCTGGTTTAGGCGGTTGCCCTTACGCCAAAGGCGCAACCGGGAACGTTGCCACCGAAGATGTGTTGTATCTGATGCAAGGCTTGGGGATCGAAACGGGGATTGATCTTGATGCGGTGGTGGAGGCGGGGCAATTTATTTCCCGGCACCTCGGACGCAAGGCCGCAAGCCGGGCAGGAAACGCGCTTGCAGCGAAGCGGGCCTCAGCCTAA
- a CDS encoding cytochrome P450 — translation MINNGFLNNPYPTYEALRQAGPLHWNEEFCGGAWLVTEYADVASVLRDPRFSVRRAGGWANTSGPEALAELREFKRIFSRSLLFVDPPQHTRLRQVMNVGFKPAALQALAPRIQTLVDGLLEGVMTTTAASFDFMRDFARPLPALVIAAMLGIDGDDRAEFVAWSDDIADFIGSPTPTMEIARRAQISLIAMNDYFRAILPQRRSHPGEDLISQLTLAEASGGIITTKELLAQCCTLLFAGHETTRNLLGNGVLALLQHPEQWQMLQQNTALLPSALKELLRFDSPVQYTGRRLKVDVELHGQRMKKGDLVIPLIGSANRDPAKFTTPDALDITRNQGTHLSFGFGPHVCIGATLTYMEAEIALRSVMQRLPGLQLAGDTPSWGHNAVYRSLNALPLSYAAALTTSRLEDAVHV, via the coding sequence ATGATAAACAATGGTTTTTTAAATAATCCTTACCCGACTTATGAGGCGCTGCGTCAGGCTGGGCCGCTGCACTGGAATGAAGAGTTCTGCGGCGGAGCATGGCTGGTGACGGAATACGCGGATGTCGCCAGCGTTTTGCGCGATCCGCGGTTCTCGGTGCGGCGCGCCGGTGGTTGGGCGAATACCAGCGGTCCGGAAGCATTGGCGGAACTGCGCGAATTCAAACGTATTTTTTCACGCTCATTATTGTTCGTTGATCCGCCGCAACACACCCGACTGCGTCAGGTCATGAACGTGGGTTTTAAACCGGCGGCACTGCAAGCGCTAGCACCGCGCATTCAAACCCTGGTGGACGGCTTGCTGGAGGGCGTAATGACGACCACTGCAGCCAGTTTCGATTTTATGCGTGATTTTGCTCGCCCATTGCCCGCACTGGTGATTGCGGCAATGTTGGGCATCGACGGCGATGATCGGGCTGAATTTGTCGCCTGGTCGGATGATATCGCCGACTTCATCGGCAGCCCGACGCCTACGATGGAGATCGCTCGTCGGGCGCAAATCAGTTTGATTGCGATGAACGACTATTTTCGTGCAATCTTGCCGCAACGGCGCTCGCATCCTGGTGAGGATCTGATTAGCCAATTGACGCTGGCGGAAGCTAGCGGTGGCATTATCACCACCAAAGAATTGTTGGCACAGTGTTGCACGCTGCTGTTTGCCGGTCACGAAACGACCCGCAATTTGCTCGGGAATGGCGTTTTGGCACTATTGCAACATCCAGAGCAATGGCAAATGTTGCAGCAAAATACGGCGCTGTTGCCGTCGGCGTTGAAGGAGCTGCTCCGCTTTGACAGCCCGGTGCAATACACCGGTCGGCGCCTGAAAGTCGATGTGGAATTACACGGGCAGCGCATGAAAAAAGGCGATCTGGTGATTCCATTGATTGGCTCTGCCAACCGCGATCCCGCCAAATTCACCACACCGGACGCTTTGGACATCACCCGCAATCAAGGAACGCATTTGTCGTTCGGTTTTGGGCCGCACGTTTGTATCGGCGCGACGTTGACTTACATGGAGGCGGAAATTGCCTTGCGTAGTGTCATGCAGCGATTGCCGGGTTTGCAACTGGCCGGTGATACGCCATCGTGGGGACATAATGCGGTGTATCGCAGCCTCAACGCATTGCCGTTAAGTTATGCCGCTGCGCTGACAACCTCCCGGTTGGAGGATGCCGTGCATGTCTAA
- the bioD gene encoding dethiobiotin synthase, whose protein sequence is MHSAIVKASNSLKCAYFVAGTDTEIGKTLVAASLLHALTKTGLRTAGMKPVAAGAELRDGVWHNDDADALAAQASVTLPTALATPYLFTAPTAPHIAAALEDRIIALPHILDCYQQITALADAVVVEGVGGFRVPLDATVDTADLAEQLCLPVVLVVGLRLGCISHALLTVEAIAARGLQLAGWVINTVDQDMLNGDATVAALVARIDAPLLGCVPRLNLTAAELTAAAATYLEFSQLPGWPARTPLLINSNSKEI, encoded by the coding sequence ATGCATAGCGCCATCGTCAAAGCGTCGAATAGTCTCAAATGCGCCTATTTTGTCGCAGGCACCGATACCGAAATCGGTAAAACACTCGTCGCCGCGAGTTTATTGCACGCGCTGACCAAAACCGGTCTGCGTACCGCTGGCATGAAACCCGTGGCTGCGGGTGCAGAACTGCGCGACGGCGTCTGGCACAACGACGACGCCGATGCGCTAGCAGCGCAAGCCAGCGTCACATTGCCAACCGCGCTGGCAACGCCGTATTTATTCACCGCGCCAACCGCGCCGCATATCGCTGCGGCACTGGAAGATCGCATCATTGCATTGCCGCATATTCTGGATTGTTATCAACAGATAACGGCGTTGGCCGACGCCGTGGTGGTCGAGGGTGTCGGTGGCTTTCGGGTACCGCTGGATGCCACCGTTGATACCGCCGATCTGGCAGAACAGTTGTGCTTGCCGGTCGTGTTGGTGGTCGGCTTGCGGCTGGGCTGCATCAGCCATGCGCTGCTAACGGTCGAGGCGATCGCCGCACGCGGCTTGCAGCTGGCCGGGTGGGTCATCAATACCGTAGATCAAGACATGCTTAACGGTGATGCCACGGTTGCTGCTCTGGTGGCGCGGATTGACGCGCCGTTGCTGGGCTGCGTACCGCGTCTCAATTTAACTGCGGCCGAACTAACCGCCGCTGCCGCCACCTATCTTGAATTTTCACAATTGCCGGGCTGGCCTGCCAGAACACCTCTTTTAATAAATTCCAATTCAAAGGAAATCTAA
- a CDS encoding glyoxylate/hydroxypyruvate reductase A: MKVLFYAPPSSGMDGWLDIVANALPEAQCRFWQEGDNDHADYALVWRPPAAMLRGRHALKGIFNLGAGVDAILELADALPAEVPLIRVDDGGMAIQMAEYVTHALLGYYRRFAHYQQQASQKAWQPLSRNHKQDFSVGILGLGVLGMRIADAVRHFEFPLNGWSRSQKDAPGMRCYAGEDGLDAFLRASRVLVCILPLTAETTGILNRENLQKLQTGAQHVKGSQGAYVINVARGGHLVEDDLLALVKTGQIAGATLDVFEQEPLPTAHPFWQDARITITPHVSAASVNKDTIQQISDKIRALQRGEAVTGVVSRVTGY; encoded by the coding sequence ATGAAAGTCCTATTTTATGCGCCGCCTTCGAGCGGTATGGATGGTTGGCTGGACATTGTCGCGAATGCGCTGCCGGAAGCGCAGTGCCGGTTCTGGCAAGAGGGTGATAACGACCATGCCGATTATGCCTTGGTATGGCGACCGCCAGCCGCGATGCTGCGCGGACGCCATGCGCTGAAGGGAATTTTCAATCTCGGTGCAGGGGTCGATGCGATCCTGGAATTAGCGGATGCGCTTCCCGCCGAAGTGCCGTTGATCCGGGTGGATGATGGCGGTATGGCGATCCAGATGGCAGAATATGTAACGCACGCTTTGCTCGGTTACTACCGTCGTTTCGCTCACTATCAACAGCAGGCCAGCCAAAAGGCATGGCAGCCGCTGTCACGCAATCATAAGCAAGATTTTAGCGTGGGGATTCTCGGTCTTGGCGTGCTCGGCATGCGGATCGCCGATGCGGTCAGGCACTTCGAGTTTCCGTTGAATGGCTGGAGTCGCAGCCAAAAAGATGCGCCCGGCATGCGCTGCTATGCCGGAGAAGATGGCCTGGATGCATTTTTGCGAGCCTCGCGGGTGCTGGTCTGCATTCTGCCCTTGACGGCGGAAACAACCGGCATCCTGAATCGTGAGAATCTGCAAAAATTACAAACTGGCGCTCAGCACGTCAAGGGTTCTCAGGGCGCGTATGTGATTAACGTCGCCCGTGGTGGTCATCTGGTGGAAGACGATCTCCTGGCGCTGGTAAAAACGGGCCAGATCGCAGGTGCCACGCTGGATGTCTTTGAGCAAGAACCATTGCCCACAGCGCATCCTTTCTGGCAGGACGCGCGCATCACTATTACGCCGCACGTTTCAGCGGCATCAGTGAACAAAGACACCATCCAGCAGATTAGCGACAAAATCCGTGCGCTACAACGCGGTGAAGCGGTCACCGGCGTCGTAAGCCGTGTTACCGGATATTAA
- a CDS encoding acetyl/propionyl/methylcrotonyl-CoA carboxylase subunit alpha, giving the protein MFTKILIANRGEIACRVAATARRMGVKTVAVYSDADAGAKHVAVCDEAVCIGPAAAKESYLRGDKIIAVALATGAQAIHPGYGFLSENAQFAQACAEAGLVFIGPPASAIKAMGSKSAAKSLMEKADVPLVPGYHGDDQDADLLQQQADKIGYPVLLKASAGGGGKGMRIVENSADFKAALASCKREAISSFGDDKVLVEKYLTRPRHIEIQVFADTHGDCIYLFERDCSVQRRHQKVLEEAPAPGMTQERRKAMGDAAVAAAQAVGYVGAGTVEFIADYENVDSSGDGGAFYFMEMNTRLQVEHPVTEMITGLDLVEWQLRVASGEPLPLKQAQLTLRGHAIEARIYAENPEKGFLPSIGTLRHLRMPAAREFEVTSAASQEAIVRIDSGVREGDAISPFYDPMIAKLIVWAADRQQALASMANALAQYQIVGLASNINFLQRLIASEPFAAADLDTGLIERHQDALFPVSQPVDIAVLALATAALLMAERNATDTGANPWTKTSGWRLNSQLQRQLIFVDDGKSSPIAVLYQSGGWLLEHGQHFTQMTLRQNSGSDYVISLGEREVRGTVVLDGAQFQVFTGGRQHTLGYVDPLAHAGEAETEGGRLTAPMPGKIVAVLVAPGDQVKKGAPLLIMEAMKMEHTIAAPTDGLVEELLYAVGDQVAEAAQLLAFKANI; this is encoded by the coding sequence ATGTTTACAAAAATTTTGATCGCCAATCGCGGTGAAATCGCTTGCCGCGTTGCTGCTACTGCACGTCGTATGGGCGTCAAAACGGTTGCGGTGTATTCGGACGCCGACGCCGGTGCTAAACATGTCGCAGTTTGCGATGAGGCGGTATGTATCGGCCCGGCGGCGGCGAAGGAAAGTTATCTGCGTGGCGATAAAATTATCGCAGTCGCCCTGGCCACGGGCGCGCAGGCGATCCATCCGGGTTACGGGTTTTTGTCTGAAAACGCACAATTTGCGCAGGCTTGTGCAGAAGCTGGACTGGTGTTTATCGGTCCTCCAGCCAGTGCAATCAAGGCCATGGGATCAAAATCGGCAGCAAAATCATTGATGGAAAAGGCGGACGTGCCGCTGGTTCCCGGTTATCACGGGGATGATCAGGATGCCGATTTGTTGCAGCAACAGGCCGACAAAATCGGTTATCCGGTCCTGCTCAAGGCCAGCGCTGGCGGCGGCGGTAAGGGCATGCGAATTGTTGAGAATAGTGCCGATTTCAAGGCCGCATTGGCGTCCTGCAAGCGCGAGGCGATCAGTAGTTTTGGTGACGACAAGGTGCTTGTCGAAAAGTATTTGACGCGTCCGCGCCATATTGAAATTCAAGTCTTTGCCGATACGCACGGTGATTGCATATATCTGTTTGAACGTGATTGCTCGGTACAGCGGCGTCATCAAAAAGTATTGGAAGAAGCCCCCGCACCCGGCATGACGCAAGAGCGTCGCAAAGCAATGGGCGATGCGGCTGTCGCAGCGGCCCAGGCCGTTGGGTATGTGGGTGCCGGTACCGTGGAATTTATTGCTGACTACGAAAACGTCGATAGCAGCGGCGATGGTGGTGCGTTTTATTTTATGGAGATGAATACCCGTCTGCAGGTCGAGCATCCTGTCACCGAAATGATCACGGGCCTGGATTTGGTCGAGTGGCAATTGCGGGTCGCTTCCGGCGAACCGCTGCCGCTTAAGCAAGCACAACTGACCTTGCGCGGCCATGCCATAGAAGCGCGGATTTATGCTGAAAACCCTGAGAAAGGTTTTTTGCCTTCTATCGGCACATTGCGTCATTTGCGCATGCCTGCAGCACGAGAATTTGAGGTGACCAGCGCGGCATCGCAGGAGGCCATTGTGCGCATCGATTCCGGGGTGCGCGAGGGCGATGCCATCTCGCCATTTTACGATCCGATGATTGCCAAATTGATAGTCTGGGCAGCCGATCGCCAGCAAGCCTTGGCGAGTATGGCGAACGCCCTGGCGCAATATCAGATTGTCGGTCTGGCTAGCAATATCAATTTTCTGCAGCGACTGATTGCCAGTGAGCCTTTTGCCGCTGCCGATCTCGATACCGGTCTGATTGAACGCCATCAAGATGCACTGTTTCCAGTCTCTCAACCGGTTGACATCGCGGTGTTGGCGCTTGCTACGGCAGCATTGCTGATGGCCGAACGTAACGCCACCGATACCGGTGCCAACCCCTGGACTAAAACCAGTGGCTGGCGGCTGAACAGTCAGTTACAACGTCAACTGATCTTTGTGGATGATGGCAAGTCGAGTCCTATCGCAGTGTTGTATCAATCGGGCGGCTGGTTGTTGGAGCATGGCCAGCATTTCACGCAGATGACGCTGCGGCAGAACAGCGGTTCGGATTATGTGATCAGCCTTGGAGAGCGCGAAGTGCGCGGCACGGTGGTTCTGGATGGCGCACAATTTCAGGTATTTACCGGCGGTCGTCAGCATACGCTTGGTTATGTCGATCCTTTGGCGCACGCTGGTGAAGCCGAAACGGAAGGCGGCCGTTTGACGGCACCAATGCCAGGCAAAATTGTGGCCGTATTGGTAGCGCCTGGCGATCAGGTCAAAAAAGGCGCACCGTTGCTGATTATGGAGGCAATGAAGATGGAGCACACCATTGCTGCGCCAACCGATGGATTAGTGGAAGAGCTACTCTACGCGGTCGGGGATCAGGTCGCAGAAGCGGCGCAATTGTTGGCTTTTAAGGCCAATATCTAA
- the bioA gene encoding adenosylmethionine--8-amino-7-oxononanoate transaminase, with product MKENTQSDWVNRSLKSVWHPCTQMQHHETVPLIPVSHGRGAWLYDADGKRYLDAISSWWVNLFGHANPRINAALKDQLDKLEHAMLAGFTHEPVIRLSEKLAERTGHVLGHCFYASDGASAVEIALKMSFHSWRNAGHSAKQEFVCLKGSYHGETIGALAVTDVPLFRDAYGPMLRQAHVVMSPDARAAQEGETAADVARRAAHSLELLLQQRGTHIAALIIEPLVQCATGMAMHDPAYLAEVRALCDRYQVHLIFDEIAVGCGRTGTFFASEQSSAKGSDPSAPTRVWPDFVCLSKGISGGYLPLSLVMTTDAIYQGFYDADVTRGFLHSHSYTGNPLACRAALATLEIFEQDDVLNANRIKAERITAALQPLAAHPRVRHFRQRGMIWAFDAHIEDPAAASTFSRRFFSKALESELLLRPIGTTVYLMPPYILDEEECDLLATRTASVFNSVIGGEMNA from the coding sequence TTGAAAGAAAATACACAATCCGACTGGGTAAACCGCAGCCTGAAAAGCGTCTGGCACCCCTGCACCCAAATGCAGCATCACGAAACGGTGCCGCTGATTCCCGTCAGCCACGGGCGTGGTGCATGGCTTTATGACGCCGACGGCAAACGTTATCTGGACGCCATCAGTTCATGGTGGGTGAATCTATTCGGCCATGCCAATCCGCGGATTAATGCGGCGTTAAAAGATCAGCTGGATAAACTGGAACATGCCATGCTGGCAGGTTTCACCCATGAACCGGTCATTCGGTTATCAGAAAAGTTGGCGGAACGCACCGGCCATGTTTTAGGCCATTGTTTCTATGCATCTGATGGTGCTTCGGCGGTGGAAATCGCTTTGAAGATGAGTTTTCATTCCTGGCGCAATGCCGGGCATAGCGCCAAACAAGAGTTCGTGTGCCTTAAAGGCAGCTATCACGGCGAAACCATTGGCGCGTTGGCGGTGACCGATGTGCCGCTGTTTCGCGATGCTTACGGACCGATGTTACGTCAGGCCCATGTTGTCATGTCGCCGGATGCACGTGCTGCGCAAGAGGGTGAAACCGCGGCTGATGTGGCGCGCCGCGCTGCGCATTCGCTAGAGTTATTGTTGCAGCAGCGTGGAACGCACATAGCGGCGCTGATCATTGAGCCGTTGGTGCAGTGTGCGACCGGAATGGCGATGCACGATCCGGCGTATCTGGCCGAAGTACGCGCATTATGCGACCGTTATCAGGTGCATTTGATCTTTGATGAAATCGCCGTGGGATGTGGTCGCACCGGAACATTTTTTGCTTCCGAACAATCCTCGGCGAAAGGCTCAGACCCTTCAGCGCCTACGCGGGTCTGGCCCGATTTCGTCTGCTTGTCCAAAGGGATCAGCGGTGGTTATCTGCCGCTCTCATTGGTGATGACCACGGATGCCATTTATCAGGGGTTTTACGATGCCGACGTTACCCGCGGTTTTCTGCATTCGCATTCTTATACCGGTAATCCGTTAGCTTGTCGTGCCGCCTTGGCCACGCTGGAAATTTTTGAGCAAGATGATGTGCTCAACGCCAATCGCATAAAGGCAGAGCGGATCACTGCCGCCTTGCAACCATTGGCCGCCCACCCCCGCGTGCGTCATTTCCGTCAGCGCGGAATGATCTGGGCGTTTGATGCACACATCGAAGATCCGGCCGCCGCTTCAACTTTTTCACGGCGTTTTTTCAGCAAGGCGCTGGAAAGCGAATTACTGTTAAGGCCGATTGGTACCACCGTTTACCTGATGCCGCCTTACATCCTCGACGAGGAAGAATGTGATTTGCTGGCGACGCGCACAGCTTCCGTATTTAACAGTGTGATCGGCGGAGAAATGAATGCATAG
- the bioF gene encoding 8-amino-7-oxononanoate synthase, with protein MFAALPAAVGAKPDLLDEISAQLILLQDQKLLRRRRVVDGPQGPLLTIDGEEMLAFSNNDYLGLANHPALIAAVHDGLARFGVGAASSALISGHSSVCEELEIALAAFVGMPRALHFSNGYMANMGIIPALVGPGDLVLSDRLNHACLIDGARLSGAEFRVYPHSDIARVEQQLAKSTSPRKLIVTDGVFSMDGDIAPLPALLALCEKYDAWLLVDDAHGFGVLGPQGRGSLAHFGLASSRALYMGTLGKAAGVSGAFVAGDATLIEWLLQRARTYVFTTASPPILACALLATLNLLETEDWRQQHLQQLAKQLRAGVADLPWPLLPSESAIQALVVGDNQLALDLMAALFEQNIWVPAIRPPTVPKGTARLRISLSAAHTTAQVDQLIDALHIAAKKCPVHAEAEATFSAGVDDLKEV; from the coding sequence ATGTTTGCCGCTCTGCCTGCAGCCGTTGGGGCTAAACCTGATTTGCTGGATGAAATAAGCGCCCAGTTGATACTATTGCAAGACCAAAAGTTGCTGCGTCGACGCCGTGTCGTGGATGGGCCACAAGGTCCGCTGCTGACGATCGACGGCGAAGAAATGCTGGCATTTAGCAACAACGATTATCTCGGCCTGGCGAATCATCCCGCGCTGATCGCCGCAGTGCATGACGGCCTCGCACGCTTTGGCGTCGGCGCTGCATCGTCGGCGCTGATTAGCGGTCATAGTAGCGTATGTGAGGAACTGGAAATTGCGCTCGCGGCGTTTGTCGGTATGCCGCGCGCGTTGCATTTCTCCAACGGCTACATGGCGAACATGGGGATCATCCCGGCCTTGGTCGGGCCCGGCGATCTGGTACTTTCCGACCGCCTGAACCATGCTTGCCTGATTGATGGTGCGCGTCTGTCCGGCGCTGAATTCCGCGTCTATCCACATAGCGACATCGCACGCGTCGAGCAGCAGCTCGCCAAAAGCACCAGCCCGCGCAAATTGATTGTGACGGATGGCGTGTTCAGCATGGACGGTGATATCGCACCGTTACCGGCGCTGTTGGCGCTGTGCGAAAAATACGATGCCTGGTTATTGGTCGACGATGCCCATGGTTTTGGCGTGCTTGGGCCGCAAGGCCGTGGCAGTCTGGCCCATTTCGGATTGGCCTCATCGCGCGCGCTTTACATGGGAACGCTGGGCAAGGCCGCGGGCGTTTCGGGCGCATTTGTTGCGGGCGATGCCACATTGATCGAATGGCTATTGCAGCGAGCGCGGACGTATGTATTCACCACGGCTAGTCCACCGATATTGGCCTGTGCGCTGCTAGCCACTTTGAATTTACTGGAAACAGAGGACTGGCGACAACAGCATTTGCAGCAGTTAGCCAAACAGTTGCGCGCTGGCGTTGCTGATTTGCCCTGGCCTTTGCTGCCGTCTGAAAGTGCCATCCAGGCCTTGGTTGTCGGCGATAATCAGCTCGCTCTGGATTTGATGGCAGCATTGTTTGAGCAGAACATCTGGGTGCCTGCGATTCGGCCCCCAACGGTACCGAAAGGAACAGCGCGGTTGCGTATCTCTCTTTCGGCCGCTCACACAACAGCACAAGTGGATCAATTGATTGATGCTTTACACATAGCGGCTAAAAAATGTCCGGTGCACGCTGAAGCTGAAGCGACTTTTTCTGCCGGCGTTGACGATTTGAAGGAAGTATAG
- a CDS encoding YbaK/EbsC family protein yields the protein MILPETAQRVADLLAAIGHDKSVVMLPESGKTAAEAAAGLGCSVAEIAKSIVFRRLSDDAAVMVVASGSNRVDEAKVAAIVGALGKADARFVKERIGYAIGGVCPIGHVGKTIMLIDQDLLALDSVWAAAGHPHAVFNLTPQQLIAMTAAPVADVALVQVAAPSA from the coding sequence ATGATACTTCCGGAAACCGCCCAACGCGTAGCCGACCTGCTGGCAGCAATCGGTCACGACAAGTCGGTGGTGATGTTGCCAGAGAGTGGAAAAACGGCGGCCGAAGCTGCAGCCGGTCTGGGTTGCAGCGTAGCGGAAATTGCAAAGTCGATCGTTTTCAGGCGGCTTAGCGATGATGCTGCGGTAATGGTTGTTGCGAGTGGCAGCAACCGCGTAGACGAAGCAAAGGTGGCAGCGATCGTAGGTGCGCTTGGTAAAGCTGACGCACGTTTCGTAAAGGAGCGTATCGGCTACGCAATTGGTGGTGTCTGTCCTATCGGTCACGTTGGCAAAACCATCATGCTGATTGACCAGGACTTGTTGGCGCTTGATAGTGTCTGGGCGGCCGCCGGGCATCCGCACGCCGTATTCAATTTGACGCCGCAGCAATTAATCGCCATGACTGCCGCACCAGTGGCAGATGTTGCGCTTGTTCAGGTCGCGGCTCCTTCGGCGTGA
- the bioB gene encoding biotin synthase BioB, which produces MSSQPTASQAGTSQPINFQSGIAQKIVAPAADAAWRVEEVLEIFNLPFNDLMFRAQQVHRENFDPTEVELATLLSIKTGGCPEDCGYCPQAARYDTGVVAQKILPLDTVLDAARQAKANGATRFCMGAAWREPKDRDLEHVEEMVRGVKALGLETCATLGMLGEGQAERLKQAGLDYYNHNLDTAPELYGDIITTRDYQNRLDTIDSVRGVGIKVCCGGIVGMGESRLQRAGLVAQLANMTPYPESVPVNNLVQVEGTPLYGIEALDLLEFVRTIAVARITMPKARVRLSAGRRQMGEAIQSLCFLAGANSIFYGDKLLTTGNPEVEEDRALLAKLGMHTRSIAIDARCEVTQTEPQ; this is translated from the coding sequence ATGTCTTCGCAACCTACCGCTTCACAAGCAGGCACTTCTCAACCGATTAATTTTCAGTCCGGCATTGCCCAAAAAATAGTCGCACCGGCAGCCGATGCCGCGTGGCGGGTTGAAGAAGTGCTGGAAATATTCAATTTACCATTCAATGACCTGATGTTCCGCGCGCAACAAGTCCATCGCGAAAATTTTGATCCGACCGAAGTTGAACTAGCCACGTTATTGTCGATCAAGACTGGTGGCTGCCCGGAGGATTGCGGCTACTGTCCACAAGCGGCACGCTACGATACCGGCGTGGTCGCTCAAAAAATCTTGCCATTGGATACCGTGCTGGATGCAGCCCGTCAAGCCAAAGCTAACGGTGCTACCCGTTTTTGCATGGGTGCGGCATGGCGCGAACCAAAGGATCGCGATCTGGAACACGTAGAGGAAATGGTCCGTGGGGTCAAAGCCCTCGGGCTCGAAACTTGTGCCACGTTGGGTATGTTGGGTGAAGGCCAGGCCGAACGTTTGAAGCAAGCCGGGCTTGATTACTACAACCACAACCTTGATACCGCGCCAGAACTGTACGGCGATATCATCACAACCCGCGACTATCAGAACCGTCTGGATACCATCGACAGCGTGCGCGGTGTCGGTATCAAAGTATGTTGCGGTGGGATTGTCGGTATGGGCGAATCGCGTCTGCAACGGGCTGGCCTGGTGGCGCAGTTAGCCAATATGACACCTTATCCGGAGTCGGTTCCTGTGAACAATCTGGTGCAAGTTGAAGGTACTCCCCTGTATGGTATCGAGGCGCTGGATCTGCTCGAATTTGTGCGCACCATCGCGGTTGCACGCATCACGATGCCGAAGGCGCGGGTGCGTTTATCGGCTGGCCGCAGACAAATGGGCGAAGCAATTCAGTCATTGTGTTTCCTGGCAGGTGCCAATTCGATATTTTACGGCGACAAATTGCTCACCACCGGCAATCCTGAAGTTGAGGAAGACCGCGCGCTATTGGCAAAGTTGGGAATGCACACGCGTTCGATAGCGATTGATGCGCGTTGCGAGGTAACGCAAACCGAACCGCAATAA